One window of Gloeothece citriformis PCC 7424 genomic DNA carries:
- the ftsH4 gene encoding ATP-dependent zinc metalloprotease FtsH4 yields MSIKDRPPSRSRQIGNILFFVAGLFLLINLLFPQLFGPSIPRVPYSLFIDQVQDGEVAKVYVGQNEIRYQLKGEQDQLGQIFSTTPIFDLELPKRLEDKGIEFAAAPPPKNNWIGSILSWVIPPLIFVAIWQFFLGRAGGGGTAGALSFTKSKAKVYVEEDATRVTFEDVAGVDEAKIELAEIVGFLKSPQRYNAIGARIPRGVLLVGPPGTGKTLLAKAVAGEAKVPFFSISGSEFVELFVGAGAARVRDLFEQAKKKAPCIIFIDELDAIGKSRAGNGFVGGNDEREQTLNQLLTEMDGFSAGDATVIVLAATNRPETLDPALLRPGRFDRQVLVDRPDLSGRLKILEIYAQKVKLDKDVDLKEIATRTPGFAGADLANLINEAALLAARNERTTVGQEDLREAIERIVAGLEKKSRVLSEKEKKIVAYHEVGHALVGALMPGGGKVAKISIVPRGMAALGYTLQMPTEDRFLMDESELRDQIATLLGGRAAEEIIFGSITTGAANDLQRATDLAERMVTTYGMSKVLGPLAYEKGQSNNFLGNDMMNPRRMVSDDTAKAIDDEVKEIVENAHQKALAILKHNQGLLEEIAQKILEQEVIEGDQLQEYLNRVQSGDGKVTVSV; encoded by the coding sequence ATGAGTATAAAAGACAGACCTCCCTCCCGTTCTCGCCAGATAGGAAATATCCTATTTTTTGTGGCGGGATTATTTTTGTTAATCAATTTACTATTTCCTCAATTATTCGGGCCATCCATTCCCAGAGTTCCCTACAGTCTTTTTATCGATCAAGTCCAAGATGGAGAAGTGGCCAAAGTTTATGTCGGACAAAATGAAATCCGTTACCAATTAAAAGGAGAACAAGATCAACTCGGACAAATTTTCAGCACAACCCCTATTTTTGATTTAGAATTACCGAAACGCCTAGAAGATAAAGGCATAGAATTTGCTGCTGCCCCACCCCCTAAAAATAATTGGATCGGCAGTATCTTAAGTTGGGTCATTCCTCCGTTAATTTTTGTTGCTATTTGGCAATTTTTCCTAGGACGGGCAGGAGGCGGCGGAACTGCCGGCGCGTTATCCTTTACGAAAAGTAAAGCGAAAGTGTATGTCGAAGAAGATGCTACTCGCGTCACCTTTGAAGATGTAGCCGGAGTTGATGAAGCAAAAATAGAATTAGCAGAAATTGTCGGCTTTCTCAAAAGTCCCCAACGTTACAACGCCATCGGGGCGAGAATTCCTAGAGGGGTGTTATTAGTCGGTCCTCCCGGAACCGGTAAAACCCTCTTAGCCAAAGCCGTAGCCGGAGAAGCAAAAGTTCCCTTTTTTAGTATATCAGGGTCAGAATTTGTCGAATTATTCGTCGGGGCAGGTGCGGCCAGAGTTCGGGACTTATTTGAACAAGCGAAAAAGAAAGCGCCCTGTATCATCTTTATTGATGAATTAGATGCCATCGGTAAATCTCGCGCCGGTAACGGTTTTGTCGGGGGAAATGATGAACGGGAACAAACTTTAAACCAGTTGTTAACCGAGATGGACGGGTTTAGCGCTGGAGATGCTACCGTCATTGTCCTCGCCGCCACCAACCGCCCCGAAACTTTAGACCCTGCCCTTTTACGTCCCGGACGCTTTGACAGGCAAGTTTTAGTCGATCGTCCTGATTTAAGCGGTCGTCTCAAAATTTTAGAAATCTACGCCCAAAAAGTCAAGTTAGATAAGGATGTAGACTTAAAAGAAATTGCCACCCGTACTCCGGGGTTTGCCGGGGCAGACTTAGCGAATTTAATTAACGAAGCCGCCTTACTCGCGGCCCGTAATGAACGGACTACCGTCGGTCAAGAAGACTTAAGAGAAGCGATAGAACGAATTGTAGCCGGATTAGAGAAGAAAAGCCGGGTACTCTCGGAAAAAGAAAAGAAAATCGTTGCTTATCATGAAGTCGGTCATGCTTTAGTCGGCGCTTTAATGCCGGGTGGGGGAAAAGTCGCCAAAATTTCCATCGTTCCTAGAGGAATGGCCGCTTTAGGATATACCTTACAAATGCCGACAGAAGACCGTTTCTTAATGGATGAGTCGGAATTACGAGATCAAATTGCCACCTTACTCGGTGGACGTGCCGCAGAAGAGATTATCTTTGGTAGTATTACCACAGGGGCGGCTAATGATTTACAACGGGCGACGGACTTAGCAGAAAGAATGGTCACGACTTACGGCATGAGTAAAGTCTTAGGGCCATTAGCCTATGAAAAAGGACAGTCAAACAACTTTTTAGGCAATGACATGATGAACCCCCGTCGCATGGTTAGCGATGATACAGCCAAAGCGATCGATGATGAAGTAAAAGAGATCGTAGAAAATGCTCATCAAAAAGCCTTAGCCATCTTAAAACACAATCAGGGTTTATTAGAAGAAATTGCCCAAAAAATCCTAGAACAAGAAGTCATCGAAGGAGATCAATTACAAGAGTATCTCAATCGAGTTCAATCTGGTGACGGGAAAGTGACCGTTTCTGTTTAA
- a CDS encoding alpha/beta fold hydrolase — MNPIIKSCYLSIRGAKIHYLEAGKPRENPIILLHGASFNAQTWGQIGTLQLLAEKGYYALAIDLPGYGNSQSLSVPKEAFLLLLLEELKLQQPMIVSPSMSGSYSLPLISQYPEKVGSFVAVAPVDIPKYRQQLQGVQIPTLALWGSNDRIVPINNANLLIELMPNTQKVILKNAGHACYMRATEQFHHHLIQFFQKNEDILLQTQ, encoded by the coding sequence ATGAATCCAATTATCAAATCTTGTTACCTATCAATTCGAGGGGCAAAAATTCACTATCTCGAAGCCGGAAAACCGAGGGAAAATCCGATAATATTGTTACATGGAGCAAGTTTTAATGCCCAAACCTGGGGACAAATCGGAACATTACAGTTATTAGCAGAAAAAGGCTATTATGCTCTAGCAATAGACCTTCCCGGTTATGGCAATTCTCAAAGTCTCTCCGTTCCTAAAGAAGCTTTTTTACTCCTATTATTAGAAGAATTAAAGTTACAACAGCCGATGATTGTTTCTCCTTCCATGAGTGGGAGTTATAGTTTACCCTTAATTAGCCAATACCCGGAAAAAGTAGGCAGTTTTGTCGCGGTTGCTCCCGTAGATATCCCTAAATATCGTCAACAACTCCAAGGAGTTCAAATACCCACCTTAGCACTCTGGGGAAGTAATGACCGAATTGTCCCGATTAATAATGCTAATTTGTTAATTGAATTAATGCCGAATACTCAGAAAGTTATTTTAAAAAATGCTGGTCATGCTTGTTATATGAGGGCAACGGAGCAATTTCATCACCATTTAATCCAGTTTTTTCAAAAAAATGAAGATATTTTGCTACAAACTCAGTAA
- a CDS encoding Hsp20/alpha crystallin family protein, giving the protein MPIIRYSPFQEIETLQRQMNRLFDDMFLSNQTEEQKFNFVPAAELTETDEALHLKLEIPGMDAKDLDIQVMKDTVSISGERKEETKTENNGVTRSEFRYGKFERVIPLPKKIQNTNVTADYKDGILTLTLPKDEEEQNRVFKVNLG; this is encoded by the coding sequence ATGCCGATTATTCGTTATTCTCCTTTCCAAGAAATTGAAACCTTACAACGTCAAATGAACCGGCTTTTTGACGATATGTTCTTATCCAACCAGACAGAAGAGCAAAAATTTAACTTTGTTCCGGCGGCGGAGCTTACTGAAACCGATGAAGCTCTTCATCTTAAATTAGAAATTCCGGGGATGGATGCTAAAGATCTCGACATCCAAGTGATGAAAGATACCGTCTCTATTAGTGGTGAACGCAAGGAAGAAACCAAGACGGAAAATAACGGCGTTACCCGCAGTGAATTCCGTTATGGCAAATTTGAACGGGTTATTCCTCTTCCTAAAAAAATTCAAAATACCAACGTTACAGCCGACTATAAAGACGGAATTCTAACTCTAACCCTACCCAAAGATGAAGAAGAACAAAACCGAGTTTTTAAGGTTAATCTTGGTTAA
- the glyS gene encoding glycine--tRNA ligase subunit beta produces the protein MPSFLLEVGTEELPANFVDEAIAQWQSRIPSSLEEQQLTPEGIEFYGTPRRLAVLIKGLPAKQSDRIEEVKGPAANVAFKSGKPTKALEGFVRKQGVTPDEVEIRDTDKGEFVFVQKNITGRNTTEILQELVPQWITQLEGRRFMRWGDGDLRFPRPIRWLVTLWDQDILPLELVNGATQVKSDRLTYGHRILAPESVSIPEASAYQKSLQQAYVEVSPLQRRQTIEQQIEKVAKQLKGVAVIPPDLLDEVVNLVEYPSAVAGNFEPDFLNLPTEVITTVMVTHQRYFPVKATGKTNKNNTLLPYFITISNGDPNKGEIIAAGNERVIRARLADAQFFYKADCDEPLESYLPQLETVTFQEQLGTIRDKVDRIMEISQLIADQLDLDSGERSEIESTAMLCKADLVTQMVYEFPELQGVMGQKYALASGESPNVALGIFEHYLPRGADDIMPESLTGQVVGLADRIDTIVSIFGLGMIPTGSGDPFALRRAATGIIKVTWYAELPIDILDLLEQSSQDFVTAHPDKTSPIESLKSFFIQRLSTLLQDDLHIDYDLVNAVLGENDPEYTERALRDLLDVRDRAQFLQSIRNNQKIDEIYETVNRSARLAVKGELDTQELDPEKVIRPALFEKSSEEHFYKVLIDLVPTTLTAQRERNYQLLVDALGKIAPTVSNFFDGEDSVLVMDENLEVRENRLNLLGLLRNHARVLADFGAIVKS, from the coding sequence ATGCCTAGCTTTTTATTAGAAGTCGGGACAGAAGAATTACCCGCAAATTTTGTAGATGAGGCGATCGCCCAGTGGCAAAGTCGTATTCCAAGCAGTTTAGAGGAACAACAATTAACCCCAGAGGGGATAGAATTTTATGGAACTCCGAGGCGTTTAGCGGTACTCATTAAAGGACTTCCGGCCAAACAAAGCGATCGCATCGAAGAGGTTAAAGGCCCTGCGGCCAATGTGGCCTTTAAGTCCGGAAAACCAACCAAAGCGTTAGAAGGGTTTGTCCGCAAACAAGGAGTTACCCCTGATGAGGTGGAAATTCGGGACACGGATAAAGGGGAATTTGTTTTTGTTCAGAAAAATATTACTGGCAGAAATACCACCGAAATTTTACAAGAATTAGTGCCCCAATGGATTACTCAACTAGAAGGACGGAGGTTTATGCGGTGGGGGGATGGAGATCTTCGCTTTCCTCGTCCTATCCGTTGGTTAGTGACCTTGTGGGATCAAGATATCTTACCGTTAGAGTTAGTCAATGGGGCAACTCAGGTTAAAAGCGATCGCCTGACCTATGGACATCGAATTTTAGCCCCAGAGTCGGTGAGTATTCCTGAAGCATCGGCCTATCAAAAGAGTTTGCAACAAGCTTATGTCGAAGTTTCTCCCCTGCAACGTCGTCAAACCATCGAACAACAAATAGAAAAGGTCGCTAAACAGTTAAAAGGAGTGGCGGTTATTCCCCCTGACTTATTAGATGAAGTGGTGAATTTAGTGGAATATCCGAGTGCAGTAGCCGGTAATTTTGAGCCTGACTTTTTAAATTTACCAACCGAAGTAATTACAACGGTTATGGTTACTCATCAGCGTTATTTTCCAGTGAAAGCAACCGGAAAAACCAATAAAAATAATACCTTATTGCCTTACTTTATTACCATTTCTAATGGCGATCCTAACAAAGGAGAGATTATCGCCGCCGGTAATGAACGGGTTATCCGGGCGAGATTAGCGGATGCTCAATTTTTCTATAAAGCCGACTGTGACGAACCTTTAGAAAGTTATCTCCCTCAATTAGAAACCGTCACCTTTCAAGAACAATTAGGGACAATTCGGGATAAAGTCGATCGCATTATGGAAATTTCCCAATTAATTGCCGATCAATTAGACTTAGACTCTGGGGAACGGAGTGAAATTGAAAGTACCGCCATGTTATGTAAAGCGGACTTAGTGACGCAAATGGTCTATGAATTCCCGGAACTTCAAGGAGTAATGGGACAAAAATATGCTTTAGCTAGTGGAGAATCTCCAAACGTCGCCCTAGGGATTTTTGAACATTATTTACCGAGGGGCGCTGATGATATTATGCCAGAATCTTTGACTGGGCAAGTTGTCGGTTTAGCGGATCGAATTGATACTATCGTCAGTATTTTTGGTTTAGGAATGATTCCGACTGGTTCTGGCGATCCTTTTGCCCTGCGTCGTGCCGCTACTGGGATAATAAAAGTGACTTGGTATGCTGAGTTACCGATCGATATTTTAGATTTACTTGAACAAAGTAGCCAAGATTTTGTCACTGCCCATCCCGATAAAACCTCGCCAATAGAGTCTCTCAAAAGCTTTTTTATTCAAAGGTTGAGTACCTTATTACAAGATGATTTGCACATCGATTATGACTTAGTGAATGCGGTTTTAGGGGAAAACGATCCGGAGTATACAGAACGGGCGTTACGAGATTTATTAGATGTCCGCGATCGCGCTCAATTCCTTCAATCTATCCGTAATAATCAAAAGATAGATGAAATTTATGAAACCGTCAATCGTTCTGCCCGTCTGGCGGTTAAAGGAGAGTTAGACACCCAAGAACTTGATCCCGAAAAAGTTATCCGTCCGGCTTTATTTGAGAAGTCTTCTGAGGAACACTTTTATAAGGTATTAATTGATTTAGTTCCCACAACTTTAACCGCGCAACGGGAACGAAATTATCAATTATTGGTAGATGCTTTAGGGAAAATCGCCCCGACGGTGAGTAATTTTTTTGATGGAGAGGATAGCGTTTTAGTAATGGATGAAAATCTAGAGGTTAGAGAGAATCGTCTCAATTTATTAGGACTGTTACGAAATCATGCTCGTGTCTTAGCAGATTTTGGCGCAATTGTCAAGAGTTAG
- a CDS encoding PIN domain-containing protein, with protein MKYLIDADVILEYCLNREQFVKDTEYLWSLLESQKIEGFITESGLNKIEFYFSQLTSDEKAKNLIKDLKKLVKICPVDRYILDAARKSNLKDFEAAVEIECAIKFNCDAIIVWNYLDFEGASIEIILVNPLTFEPLQTVDFNKQQKKLEYEARYSNPSYLSSFDNAKLRAYVAEAEARVKAIEMINEIKDDLAKNSVNFCFEEYPHLKNPGEPQNSQVFIDKCYDEISRCLNLVLYCILCGDPYILTDRELSIAHPKLFPALNLPTDLYVAALTFCRDSVSVSRNLSKEVLKQYRSYLDYLINSLS; from the coding sequence ATGAAATACCTGATCGATGCTGATGTTATTTTAGAATACTGTCTAAATCGAGAACAATTTGTCAAAGATACTGAGTATTTATGGAGTCTGTTAGAATCTCAAAAAATAGAGGGATTCATTACCGAAAGTGGACTCAACAAAATTGAGTTTTACTTTAGTCAACTTACTTCTGATGAAAAGGCTAAAAATCTAATCAAAGACTTAAAAAAGCTTGTTAAAATTTGCCCAGTAGATCGTTATATTTTGGATGCAGCAAGAAAGTCTAATTTAAAAGATTTTGAGGCAGCAGTAGAGATAGAATGTGCTATTAAGTTCAATTGTGATGCAATTATCGTTTGGAATTATCTAGATTTTGAGGGAGCAAGTATAGAAATTATTCTAGTTAATCCTTTAACTTTTGAGCCATTACAAACAGTAGATTTTAATAAGCAGCAAAAAAAATTAGAGTATGAAGCCAGATATTCAAACCCTAGTTATTTATCTTCTTTTGATAATGCAAAACTTCGTGCATACGTTGCAGAAGCAGAAGCTCGCGTTAAAGCAATAGAGATGATAAATGAAATCAAAGACGATTTAGCCAAAAACTCTGTTAATTTTTGCTTTGAGGAATATCCACATTTAAAAAACCCTGGTGAACCACAAAATTCTCAAGTATTTATTGACAAGTGCTATGATGAGATTAGTCGTTGTTTGAATCTAGTTTTATACTGTATATTGTGTGGTGACCCTTATATTTTGACTGATCGTGAGTTAAGTATAGCACATCCAAAGTTGTTTCCTGCTTTGAATCTGCCTACTGATCTTTACGTTGCAGCCTTAACTTTTTGCCGTGATAGCGTGTCTGTTTCTCGTAATCTTTCAAAAGAAGTATTAAAACAATATCGCTCCTATTTAGATTATTTAATCAATTCTTTATCATAA
- a CDS encoding patatin-like phospholipase family protein — MKAYAILAGGGVKGAALVGALSAAQERGINFVGYGGTSAGSIVALLATVGYTAEELKPIMINELNFPDFLDDSQDELEQLKTNLEQLFQFIKETIRQGINWWNFPERIKLISKLLEAFQNLNQNLGLCDANGVKKFLLEKIGNKIPQLNNRTDITFQDLINHNCHSLKVVATDLASRKAVIYPSEEDGGYNYSVIDAVRSSMSFPFVFRPLKFNKRFLVDGGLSSNLPIFLFEQEKKQNNYPVMAFDLVVDTSSTEVTDNNDYGLLKFSGDMLSTVLEASDELFIDFAIKNTYLIRIPIAKDIGTLDFSLSQGNKERLFDRGYQCTNSYLNEVVFQAWNEAETKREKMRALFGRIDLIEKLLEKVAKEVEDYTSAKNVRAYIMLPTQETTLIAAYQYGMDDDPDIDWEIPLNSCCYGQVWLNKQPAFVEIDKMRKNLSGYNLTKIQSNKIRSDRTAIYCVPIYDIRNQSLNSKTFDNLENLAILSVDTSTPLENTLWLEENSRIDDILELWADTLSYVLS, encoded by the coding sequence ATGAAAGCTTATGCAATCTTAGCGGGAGGAGGAGTTAAGGGAGCCGCCTTAGTTGGAGCATTATCAGCCGCACAAGAAAGAGGCATTAATTTTGTTGGTTATGGTGGTACATCGGCGGGAAGTATAGTTGCTTTACTGGCCACTGTGGGCTATACAGCCGAAGAATTGAAGCCAATTATGATTAATGAACTTAATTTCCCTGATTTTTTAGATGATTCTCAAGATGAATTAGAGCAGTTAAAAACCAATTTAGAACAACTATTTCAATTTATTAAGGAAACTATAAGACAAGGAATTAATTGGTGGAATTTTCCAGAGAGAATAAAGTTAATTAGCAAGTTATTGGAAGCTTTTCAAAATCTGAATCAAAATTTAGGGTTGTGTGATGCCAATGGAGTTAAAAAATTTCTCTTAGAGAAAATTGGTAATAAAATTCCTCAACTTAATAATAGAACAGATATTACATTTCAAGATTTAATAAATCATAATTGTCATTCTTTAAAAGTAGTCGCTACAGATTTAGCTAGTCGAAAAGCTGTCATTTATCCTTCAGAAGAAGATGGCGGATATAATTACTCGGTTATTGATGCAGTTCGATCTTCTATGAGTTTTCCTTTTGTTTTTCGTCCTCTTAAGTTTAATAAGCGCTTTTTAGTAGATGGAGGGTTAAGTAGTAATTTACCAATTTTTTTATTTGAGCAAGAAAAAAAGCAAAATAATTATCCTGTAATGGCTTTTGATTTAGTCGTCGATACAAGTTCAACAGAAGTTACTGATAATAATGATTATGGGTTACTAAAATTTAGCGGAGATATGCTTAGTACAGTTTTAGAAGCTAGTGATGAATTATTTATAGATTTTGCTATAAAAAATACTTATCTTATTCGTATTCCTATTGCAAAAGACATTGGAACTCTAGATTTTTCTCTTTCACAAGGCAACAAGGAAAGGCTGTTTGATAGAGGCTATCAATGTACTAATTCATACTTAAATGAGGTAGTTTTTCAAGCGTGGAATGAAGCAGAAACAAAAAGAGAAAAAATGAGGGCTTTATTTGGCCGCATAGACTTAATTGAAAAGCTACTGGAAAAAGTTGCTAAAGAAGTCGAAGATTATACTTCTGCTAAAAATGTTCGTGCTTATATAATGTTACCCACTCAAGAAACGACACTTATTGCAGCTTATCAATATGGTATGGATGATGACCCGGATATAGACTGGGAAATTCCCTTAAATTCCTGTTGTTATGGTCAAGTGTGGTTGAATAAGCAACCTGCATTTGTAGAGATTGATAAAATGCGAAAAAACCTTTCAGGCTATAATTTAACAAAAATTCAATCAAACAAAATTCGCTCAGATAGAACAGCTATTTACTGTGTCCCAATATACGATATAAGAAATCAATCCCTAAATTCTAAGACTTTTGATAATTTAGAAAATTTAGCCATTCTCTCTGTGGACACAAGCACTCCTTTAGAAAATACGTTATGGTTAGAAGAAAATAGTCGAATTGACGATATACTAGAATTGTGGGCTGATACCCTTTCATACGTCTTAAGTTAA
- a CDS encoding translation initiation factor: MSSQGKSSKKDSAVYREFGNVDNSAALERSVPELPPQQQNIRVQATRSGRKGKTVTVITGFQSKPETLTKLLKDLKAKCGSGGTLKDNTLEIQGDHKQKILQVLTELGYKAKISGG, from the coding sequence ATGTCTTCTCAAGGGAAATCATCCAAAAAAGATTCAGCAGTTTATAGAGAATTTGGCAATGTGGACAATTCAGCCGCGTTAGAAAGATCTGTTCCAGAATTACCCCCACAGCAACAGAATATCAGAGTTCAGGCAACGCGATCGGGACGTAAAGGAAAAACTGTCACCGTTATTACCGGATTTCAATCTAAACCAGAAACCCTGACTAAATTATTAAAAGATTTAAAAGCTAAATGTGGCAGTGGCGGAACTCTGAAAGATAATACATTAGAGATTCAAGGAGACCATAAACAGAAAATTCTTCAAGTTTTGACAGAGTTAGGATATAAAGCTAAAATTAGTGGCGGATAA
- a CDS encoding L,D-transpeptidase, with the protein MPIEEKTPLPVEEVPTQPSNVEPPEKEAIIIEPEIIPEEIETRLVLKLRERRVYVYQGDQEIGNYPVAVGKKGWETPTGDFAVMQMIVNPSWQNPWNGRIVPAGPKNPLGERWIGFWTDGKNFIGFHGTAAEHLIGQAVSHGCVRMRNSDIKALYEHIKLGTSVVVVP; encoded by the coding sequence ATTCCTATAGAAGAGAAGACCCCTTTACCTGTAGAAGAAGTTCCCACTCAACCGAGTAATGTTGAACCGCCAGAAAAAGAAGCCATTATTATTGAACCGGAAATTATCCCCGAAGAGATAGAAACTCGATTGGTCTTAAAATTAAGAGAAAGGCGGGTCTATGTTTATCAAGGAGACCAAGAAATAGGCAATTATCCCGTTGCTGTCGGTAAAAAAGGATGGGAAACCCCCACAGGAGATTTTGCCGTCATGCAAATGATCGTTAATCCTTCTTGGCAAAATCCTTGGAATGGACGCATTGTCCCCGCCGGCCCGAAAAATCCTCTAGGGGAAAGATGGATCGGATTTTGGACAGATGGAAAAAATTTTATCGGCTTTCATGGGACAGCCGCCGAACATTTAATCGGTCAAGCGGTGTCTCATGGGTGCGTGAGAATGCGGAACTCTGATATTAAAGCCCTATACGAACACATTAAGCTAGGGACTAGCGTTGTAGTCGTTCCGTAA
- the pta gene encoding phosphate acetyltransferase, protein MTSSLYISITEPNSGKSIITLGILELILRKTFKVGFFRPIIQEESQRKKDRHIDCLINHFQLPQSYQESYGVTYAEVNQLMGQKKIDDILEKIIVKYKKLEQKCEFILCEGSDYLGESSAFEFDLNIEIAKNLGCPILILGNAYQNSLDDALAPIQVAVNAYREQHCQIVGIIINKVTKSLVQLLKKNLEQEYKDSGYLLAVIPYSKRLASPRVREVVALLQAQVLYGHSQLDNLVFGYLVAAMQMQHAIPQFRVNDLIVTPSDRGDIIIGAIQAHQSTNYPNLAGIVLTTEYPLDTSIRTLIEGLGETLPILWVSSYTYETASRLQSMNSSISAGDKEKINWSIELFEKYVDWTELEKQISTIRVQGMTPKRFTYNLVQQAKWQKKHIVLPEGKEPRILAASAVLLSREIVDITLLGRPSDIEKTIRNNGINLDINNLKIINPVESENFEYYAQSLYEVRKHKGMTLDAAKDLLADVSYFGTMMVYQGDADGMVSGAVHTTQHTIRPALQIIKTEPDCSIVSSVFFMCLSDEVLVYGDCAVNPNPNAEQLAEIAISSALTAKRFGIDPRIALLSYSSGESGVGVEVEKVRQATQIAKQRRPDLKLEGPIQYDAAVDKAVGAQKMPGSEVAGQANVFIFPDLNTGNNTYKAVQRETGAIAIGPILQGLRKPVNDLSRGCTVEDIINTVVITAIQAQSLNCD, encoded by the coding sequence ATGACTAGCTCACTTTATATCAGTATTACAGAACCTAATAGCGGTAAATCTATTATCACGTTAGGAATTCTTGAACTAATTCTGCGTAAAACTTTTAAGGTAGGATTTTTCCGTCCCATTATTCAAGAAGAGTCCCAACGGAAAAAAGATAGACATATTGACTGTCTGATTAATCATTTTCAACTCCCTCAATCCTATCAAGAATCTTATGGAGTTACTTATGCTGAAGTCAATCAATTAATGGGACAAAAAAAAATCGATGATATTTTAGAAAAAATTATTGTAAAATATAAAAAACTAGAACAAAAATGTGAATTTATCCTGTGCGAAGGGTCGGATTATTTAGGGGAAAGTTCAGCGTTTGAATTTGATTTAAATATAGAAATTGCTAAAAACTTAGGCTGTCCGATTTTAATTTTGGGTAATGCCTATCAAAATAGTTTAGACGATGCCCTCGCCCCGATTCAAGTCGCCGTTAACGCTTATCGAGAACAACACTGTCAAATTGTCGGGATTATTATTAACAAAGTCACCAAAAGTTTAGTTCAATTATTGAAAAAAAACCTCGAACAAGAATACAAAGATTCAGGATATTTATTAGCGGTTATTCCCTATAGTAAAAGATTAGCTAGTCCGCGAGTTCGAGAAGTTGTTGCCCTATTACAGGCACAAGTTTTATATGGACACAGTCAACTCGATAACCTCGTTTTTGGTTACTTAGTAGCGGCGATGCAAATGCAACACGCTATCCCCCAATTTAGAGTCAATGATTTAATTGTAACCCCAAGCGATCGCGGAGATATAATTATTGGGGCAATACAAGCCCATCAGTCTACTAATTATCCTAATTTAGCCGGTATTGTTCTAACTACAGAATATCCCCTCGATACGTCCATCAGAACTTTAATAGAAGGTTTAGGGGAAACCTTACCCATTTTGTGGGTTTCGAGTTATACCTATGAAACTGCATCCCGGTTACAATCGATGAATAGTTCGATTTCTGCGGGCGATAAAGAAAAAATTAACTGGAGTATAGAACTTTTTGAAAAATATGTAGACTGGACAGAATTAGAGAAACAAATTAGCACTATCCGCGTCCAGGGAATGACTCCCAAAAGGTTTACTTATAACTTAGTACAACAGGCTAAATGGCAGAAAAAACATATTGTGTTACCTGAAGGAAAAGAACCCCGAATTTTAGCCGCTAGTGCTGTTTTATTATCTCGTGAAATTGTTGATATAACTTTATTAGGTCGCCCTTCAGATATTGAAAAAACCATTAGAAATAATGGGATTAATTTAGATATCAATAATCTTAAAATTATTAATCCCGTTGAAAGTGAGAACTTTGAATACTACGCCCAATCCTTATACGAAGTCAGAAAACATAAAGGCATGACTTTAGATGCGGCTAAAGATTTATTAGCAGATGTCTCCTATTTTGGAACAATGATGGTGTATCAAGGGGATGCTGACGGGATGGTATCAGGGGCAGTTCATACCACACAGCATACTATCCGACCGGCCTTACAAATTATTAAAACAGAACCGGATTGTTCGATCGTTTCTTCAGTGTTTTTTATGTGTTTATCCGATGAAGTTTTGGTCTATGGAGACTGCGCCGTTAATCCTAACCCGAATGCGGAACAATTAGCCGAAATTGCCATTAGTTCCGCCCTAACCGCCAAAAGATTCGGTATTGACCCTAGAATTGCTTTATTATCTTATTCTTCGGGAGAATCAGGGGTTGGGGTAGAAGTGGAAAAAGTTAGACAAGCGACGCAAATCGCTAAACAACGTCGCCCTGATTTAAAATTAGAAGGGCCGATACAATATGATGCCGCCGTCGATAAAGCGGTAGGGGCACAAAAAATGCCCGGTTCAGAGGTGGCAGGACAGGCAAATGTATTTATTTTCCCGGATTTAAACACAGGAAATAACACTTATAAAGCGGTTCAAAGAGAAACTGGCGCTATTGCTATCGGCCCTATTCTTCAAGGGTTGAGAAAACCGGTTAATGATCTCAGTCGAGGTTGTACGGTGGAAGATATTATTAATACTGTTGTTATCACCGCGATTCAAGCACAAAGTCTTAACTGTGATTAA